A portion of the Paenibacillus marchantiae genome contains these proteins:
- a CDS encoding methyl-accepting chemotaxis protein, translated as MPMLLEVKPDQPEEMINTQQEQVVAPTGEQKDEDEIGVTKENVISLRDYCRQIPVVDVHTTCGEAASLLNQDQEYPCIVLCDDHMRPLGFLMRETLYRMLNGRFAADLFYRKPVVHVADSSPVIVDVHAEATAIIDIALARSEQHFYDCLIVTEEDRLLGVLTMRDVMSLSRKLQHVASEERVHIITQSRQEITRINDSVTKLVQAAQKAGVEASQIMQLSEQGASSLSQVDASYNRVYQHMEGQQKHADDMLSSIDMGSGMARSIRLLADQSGLLAMNASIEAAHAGEYGRGFQVVAGEIRALAKQTREVAGNMSSLLDDIGGLTRQTVELVRASAAEIDSSSVHVNEGGDAFKQLNTAVAGMSHIAEDIAKEGKTAGELAEHIRERLEDMVQADD; from the coding sequence ATGCCCATGTTGCTCGAAGTGAAGCCCGACCAGCCCGAAGAAATGATAAATACGCAACAGGAACAAGTTGTAGCTCCCACGGGAGAACAAAAAGATGAAGATGAAATTGGGGTCACCAAAGAGAATGTAATTTCATTACGGGACTATTGCCGTCAAATACCTGTAGTTGACGTTCACACTACCTGCGGGGAAGCGGCAAGCCTGCTCAATCAGGATCAGGAATATCCGTGTATTGTATTATGTGATGATCACATGCGGCCATTAGGTTTTTTGATGCGAGAGACATTATACCGAATGTTGAATGGACGCTTCGCGGCAGATCTTTTCTATCGTAAGCCGGTTGTACACGTAGCGGACTCTTCTCCTGTTATTGTCGATGTGCATGCAGAAGCGACCGCGATTATTGACATCGCTCTTGCACGCAGTGAGCAACATTTCTACGATTGTTTGATCGTTACGGAAGAAGACCGATTGCTGGGTGTGTTGACGATGAGGGATGTTATGTCCCTTTCCCGTAAACTGCAGCATGTGGCTTCGGAAGAACGTGTACATATTATTACACAGAGCAGACAGGAAATAACGAGAATCAACGACTCCGTCACCAAACTGGTTCAAGCCGCTCAAAAGGCTGGGGTAGAAGCGTCTCAGATCATGCAGTTGTCCGAACAGGGAGCGAGCAGTCTCAGTCAGGTTGATGCTTCCTATAACCGTGTATATCAGCATATGGAGGGTCAGCAGAAACACGCCGATGACATGCTGAGCTCTATCGACATGGGTTCCGGGATGGCACGTTCCATTCGTTTATTGGCTGACCAAAGTGGGCTACTCGCTATGAATGCTTCCATCGAAGCGGCACATGCGGGGGAGTACGGACGGGGTTTCCAGGTCGTTGCTGGTGAGATTCGTGCACTAGCCAAGCAGACCCGTGAGGTTGCGGGAAATATGTCCTCTTTACTGGATGATATCGGAGGATTGACCAGACAGACTGTAGAACTGGTGAGAGCAAGCGCGGCAGAGATTGACAGCAGCTCCGTTCATGTAAACGAAGGAGGGGATGCATTCAAACAGCTGAACACGGCTGTGGCAGGCATGTCCCATATTGCAGAGGATATCGCGAAGGAAGGCAAAACGGCTGGAGAATTGGCCGAGCACATTCGGGAGAGACTGGAAGATATGGTCCAGGCGGATGACTAA
- the pstB gene encoding phosphate ABC transporter ATP-binding protein PstB, whose amino-acid sequence MKDLIHIEGLNLYYDTHHALKNISMDLPEKTVTAFIGPSGCGKSTLLRTLNRMNDMIPGVRVEGQVMLDGSDIYSNEIEVETLRKRVGMVFQQPNPFPKSIYDNVAYGPRLHGVTQKAELDRLVEQSLVHAALWDEVKDVLKKSALSLSGGQQQRLCIARALAVQPDVLLMDEATSALDPISTLKIEELVKELHHKYTIVMVTHNMHQAARVSGRTVFFLNGEVVEAADTETLFSTPQDSRTEDYISGRFG is encoded by the coding sequence ATGAAGGACCTCATTCACATTGAAGGACTTAATTTATACTATGATACGCATCACGCGCTTAAAAATATATCGATGGACCTGCCGGAGAAGACAGTTACCGCGTTTATCGGTCCGTCGGGTTGTGGTAAATCGACCTTGCTTCGTACATTGAATCGGATGAATGACATGATTCCAGGCGTACGTGTGGAAGGACAAGTTATGTTGGACGGTTCCGACATTTATAGCAATGAGATTGAAGTAGAGACGCTGCGTAAGCGGGTCGGAATGGTATTTCAGCAGCCTAACCCTTTTCCAAAATCGATCTACGATAACGTGGCCTACGGACCACGACTTCATGGGGTGACGCAAAAAGCCGAACTGGATCGTTTGGTTGAGCAGAGTCTTGTTCATGCTGCACTGTGGGATGAAGTGAAGGATGTGCTCAAAAAATCGGCACTCAGTCTCTCCGGTGGACAACAGCAGCGCCTCTGTATTGCACGTGCTCTGGCCGTGCAGCCTGACGTACTGTTGATGGATGAAGCAACGTCTGCACTTGATCCAATCTCAACGCTCAAAATTGAGGAACTGGTCAAGGAACTGCACCACAAATACACGATTGTAATGGTAACCCACAACATGCACCAAGCTGCACGGGTATCGGGTCGTACGGTATTTTTCCTGAACGGGGAAGTGGTGGAGGCAGCAGATACAGAAACGTTGTTCTCCACACCGCAGGATTCCAGAACCGAGGATTATATATCCGGACGGTTCGGATAA
- the phoU gene encoding phosphate signaling complex protein PhoU: protein MIRRREFDQELEELRTLLRQMGEHVGTALDGAIESLQTMDAEKAQVIIKNDANLNALEDKIMELGSKLIITQQPVAKDLRRIIVAFKISSDLERMGDLALDVAKVTLRMDGQELIKPLVDIPRMAEIVKSMIEESIESFLKENTDLAYKMAQTDDQVDQLYSHMISDLYSFMTDHPNKASQAMLLMLVGRYIERIGDHATNIGESTVYLVTGKRPDLNQ from the coding sequence ATGATTCGCAGAAGAGAATTTGATCAGGAGCTTGAGGAACTGCGCACACTGCTTCGGCAAATGGGTGAGCATGTAGGCACAGCGTTGGATGGTGCTATTGAAAGTTTACAGACGATGGATGCCGAGAAAGCTCAGGTCATCATCAAGAATGATGCGAATCTGAATGCCTTGGAAGACAAGATTATGGAATTGGGTTCCAAGCTCATCATTACACAACAGCCGGTAGCGAAGGATTTGCGACGCATTATTGTTGCCTTCAAAATCTCAAGTGACTTGGAGCGTATGGGTGACCTTGCGCTGGATGTGGCCAAAGTGACCCTTCGTATGGATGGGCAGGAGCTCATTAAACCGCTTGTGGATATTCCAAGAATGGCGGAAATCGTGAAGTCCATGATTGAGGAATCCATTGAATCCTTCCTGAAAGAAAATACGGATCTGGCCTACAAAATGGCTCAGACCGATGATCAGGTTGACCAATTGTACAGTCATATGATCAGTGACCTCTACTCGTTTATGACAGACCATCCAAATAAGGCTTCCCAAGCGATGCTCTTGATGTTGGTAGGACGTTATATCGAACGGATTGGTGACCACGCAACAAACATTGGTGAGAGCACGGTGTATCTGGTAACAGGAAAACGCCCTGATTTGAATCAATAG
- the polA gene encoding DNA polymerase I has product MDKFILIDGNSIIYRAFFAMPPLTNSKGLHTNAVYGFTTMLLRLLEEHKPTHVMVAFDAGKVTFRHEGYQEYKGGREKTPPELSEQFPLLKELLQGFGIAQFELAGFEADDIIGTLTKRADEAGRQVLVVSGDKDMLQLASEHVHIGLTRKGVTEIELYDPAQIKERYGLTPLQIIDLKGLMGDASDNIPGIPGVGEKTALKLLHQFGSVEEVLNGTGELKGKMKEKIEAHAEDARMSKQLATIHREVPLEQTWEDMQFAGLKEELAGPALAKLEFKSLLERLSFRASVVSEQEAVPAAVVESSIATEETISELFGSLESIDVLHVETHGDNPHQAKLIGLAVGSAETYTFLSPELLQSDAAAPVREWLGNAEQPKRGYDLHRVDLALHAHGIEFAGASFDVQLAAYLLDPTESNQTISGLTTKYGLPSLVEDDSVMGKGAKYRVPEADILGDFLCRKAAAVAAIIPLQEQALESNEMNALFHELEMPLSRILADMEKQGIKANTADLKALGSEFEENISRLMAEIYKLSGTEFNLNSPKQLGEILFDKLGLPVVKKTKTGYSTDAEVLEKLAPYNDVVKHILQYRQLAKLQSTYVEGLLKEISDKDGKVHTFYRQTIAATGRLSSQFPNLQNIPIRMEEGRKIRKVFVPSEPGWSILAADYSQIELRVLAHISDDERLKEAFVQDMDIHTKTASDVFGVKPEEVDGDMRRSAKAVNFGIVYGISDYGLSQNLHITRKEAAQFIDQYFEVFQGVRRYMDDIVKEARQDGYVKTLLERRRYLPEINASNFNLRSFAERTAMNTPIQGTAADIIKLAMVQMDEALRERKLKSRMLLQVHDELVFEVPADEMELMKELVPSVMEKALELSVPLKAEVSYGENWYEAK; this is encoded by the coding sequence ATGGACAAGTTTATTCTTATAGATGGAAATAGCATTATTTACAGGGCGTTTTTTGCAATGCCACCGCTAACTAACTCGAAAGGCTTGCACACCAATGCGGTGTACGGCTTCACCACGATGCTGCTGCGCTTGCTGGAAGAGCATAAACCGACACATGTGATGGTGGCATTTGATGCAGGCAAAGTTACGTTCCGACACGAAGGTTACCAGGAGTATAAGGGTGGTCGGGAGAAAACACCGCCGGAGTTGTCGGAACAATTTCCGCTGCTGAAAGAGCTGCTTCAGGGCTTCGGGATTGCCCAGTTTGAGCTTGCAGGGTTTGAAGCGGATGATATTATCGGAACATTAACGAAACGTGCGGATGAAGCCGGAAGACAGGTTCTCGTTGTGTCAGGTGACAAAGATATGCTGCAGCTTGCCTCTGAACATGTGCATATCGGGCTTACGCGCAAAGGGGTAACCGAGATTGAGCTATACGATCCCGCTCAGATTAAGGAGCGCTATGGTCTGACCCCGCTGCAAATCATTGACCTCAAAGGTCTGATGGGTGATGCGTCCGACAATATTCCGGGCATTCCTGGTGTTGGAGAGAAAACGGCTCTGAAGCTGCTGCACCAGTTCGGTTCGGTTGAGGAAGTTCTTAACGGCACAGGTGAGCTAAAGGGCAAAATGAAAGAAAAAATTGAGGCTCACGCCGAAGATGCACGTATGAGCAAGCAGCTTGCCACGATCCACCGTGAAGTTCCATTGGAACAAACTTGGGAAGATATGCAGTTTGCTGGCTTAAAAGAGGAACTGGCAGGTCCGGCTTTGGCCAAGCTCGAATTCAAGTCTTTGCTAGAGCGCCTGTCATTCCGTGCAAGTGTAGTTTCTGAACAGGAAGCCGTTCCGGCGGCCGTAGTGGAATCCTCCATTGCAACAGAAGAAACGATTAGTGAACTGTTCGGTTCACTCGAATCCATTGATGTGCTGCATGTGGAGACACATGGTGATAACCCGCATCAGGCGAAACTCATTGGACTTGCTGTTGGTTCAGCCGAAACCTATACATTCCTGTCTCCCGAGTTGCTTCAGTCTGATGCAGCGGCCCCAGTAAGAGAATGGCTTGGCAACGCAGAACAACCCAAGCGTGGTTATGATCTGCATCGTGTTGATCTGGCACTGCATGCGCATGGCATTGAGTTTGCTGGAGCGTCCTTTGATGTGCAGCTGGCTGCCTATTTGCTTGATCCAACCGAATCGAATCAGACGATTAGCGGCCTGACCACGAAGTATGGTCTGCCTTCCCTCGTGGAGGATGATTCGGTTATGGGCAAAGGTGCAAAATACAGAGTGCCTGAGGCGGATATATTGGGCGATTTTCTGTGTCGCAAAGCGGCGGCAGTAGCAGCCATTATTCCACTCCAGGAGCAGGCGCTGGAGAGCAATGAGATGAACGCACTTTTCCATGAACTGGAGATGCCATTGTCACGTATTCTTGCAGATATGGAGAAACAGGGGATTAAGGCTAATACGGCAGATTTGAAGGCTTTGGGTAGTGAGTTCGAAGAAAATATAAGCAGGTTGATGGCGGAAATCTACAAGCTTTCCGGTACGGAATTCAATCTGAATTCACCGAAACAGCTGGGTGAGATTTTATTTGATAAACTCGGTTTGCCTGTGGTGAAGAAAACAAAGACAGGATACTCTACGGATGCCGAAGTATTGGAGAAGCTGGCTCCATATAATGATGTGGTCAAACATATTCTGCAATATCGTCAACTTGCCAAGTTGCAGTCCACATATGTAGAAGGACTCCTCAAAGAGATTTCAGATAAGGATGGCAAGGTGCATACGTTTTACCGTCAGACGATTGCGGCTACTGGACGTCTTAGCAGCCAGTTCCCGAACTTGCAGAACATTCCGATTCGGATGGAGGAAGGCCGTAAAATCAGAAAGGTATTTGTTCCTTCCGAACCAGGGTGGTCCATTTTGGCAGCAGACTATTCGCAGATTGAACTGCGCGTCCTTGCACATATTTCAGATGATGAGCGGCTGAAGGAAGCTTTTGTCCAGGACATGGATATCCATACGAAGACGGCCTCAGATGTGTTTGGCGTGAAGCCAGAAGAGGTGGATGGAGACATGCGTCGTTCTGCCAAGGCGGTTAACTTTGGTATCGTATACGGGATCAGCGACTACGGTTTGTCTCAGAACCTGCACATCACGCGGAAAGAGGCAGCACAGTTCATTGATCAATATTTTGAAGTATTCCAGGGTGTGCGTCGATATATGGATGATATTGTGAAGGAAGCCCGTCAGGATGGTTATGTCAAAACGTTGCTGGAACGCCGTCGTTATCTGCCAGAAATCAATGCAAGCAACTTTAACCTGCGTTCCTTTGCTGAACGGACAGCAATGAATACACCGATCCAGGGAACTGCGGCAGATATCATCAAGCTTGCCATGGTACAGATGGATGAAGCACTGCGTGAACGCAAGCTGAAGAGCCGCATGCTATTACAGGTGCACGATGAGCTTGTATTCGAAGTGCCTGCGGATGAAATGGAACTGATGAAAGAGCTGGTTCCTTCGGTGATGGAAAAAGCATTGGAGCTGTCAGTGCCGCTAAAAGCGGAAGTCAGCTACGGAGAAAACTGGTACGAGGCTAAATAA
- the mutM gene encoding DNA-formamidopyrimidine glycosylase has protein sequence MPELPEVETVRRTLNQLIVGKTIDSVTVSLPRIIQRPDDIDAFAMELKGHTVIGVERRGKFLRILLDGLVLVSHLRMEGRYGVYQQHEEVEKHTHVIFHFTDGTELRYKDVRQFGTMHLFNAGEELVSKPLLKLGLEPLDPAFTVAAFRDAVGKRTTKIKAVLLNQAYVVGIGNIYVDEALFRAGIHPETIAKTLTEAQLTVLHEAIVVTLQDAVNAGGSSIKSYVNGQGEMGMFQHQLKIYGRKSEPCATCGTLIEKSVVGGRGTHYCPNCQPLL, from the coding sequence ATGCCGGAATTACCGGAAGTCGAAACAGTCAGAAGAACATTGAATCAACTTATTGTTGGCAAGACCATTGACTCCGTTACCGTTAGCTTGCCGCGGATTATTCAGCGGCCGGACGACATAGATGCATTTGCAATGGAACTTAAGGGACATACCGTGATCGGTGTGGAGCGCAGAGGCAAGTTTTTGCGTATTTTGCTGGACGGGCTGGTGCTTGTCTCCCATCTGCGGATGGAAGGCAGGTACGGGGTATACCAACAGCATGAGGAAGTGGAGAAGCATACCCATGTTATCTTTCACTTTACCGATGGTACAGAATTACGTTACAAGGATGTCCGTCAATTCGGTACAATGCATCTCTTCAATGCAGGGGAGGAACTGGTATCCAAACCTTTGTTAAAACTGGGGCTGGAGCCGCTTGATCCTGCGTTTACTGTAGCTGCATTCCGTGATGCTGTTGGCAAACGCACGACCAAAATTAAAGCCGTCTTGTTAAATCAGGCATATGTGGTCGGCATCGGGAATATTTATGTGGACGAGGCCTTGTTCCGCGCTGGAATTCATCCAGAAACCATTGCCAAGACATTAACCGAAGCCCAGTTAACCGTGCTGCATGAAGCGATCGTGGTTACGCTCCAGGATGCGGTGAATGCAGGAGGTTCCTCCATTAAGTCCTATGTCAATGGACAGGGCGAGATGGGAATGTTCCAGCATCAGTTGAAAATATATGGACGCAAGTCTGAACCTTGTGCAACGTGTGGCACATTAATCGAGAAGAGTGTTGTAGGTGGTAGGGGCACGCATTACTGTCCAAACTGTCAACCGCTGCTCTAA
- a CDS encoding manganese efflux pump, whose protein sequence is MLHHFISLLALALALSLDGFGVGITYGLRRTKIPLLSIVVISICSGLVIALSMQVGVLLSHVVSPDVASIVGAVILIGIGAWSLLQLIRKRGKEQLETDNGVGEGTGAGAGTIRSSTQASPEAQSKGRNQVLALELEPSASGGSLERMVFTLELRKLGVVIQILRSPSKADMDNSGSISVQEAMWLGIALSLDAFGAGLGAALLGFPTLWTALVIALFSGAFLSLGMKVGLRFAALRWMRRLSVLPALLLMFMGIMKLL, encoded by the coding sequence GTGCTGCATCATTTTATTTCATTACTGGCGCTTGCTTTGGCGCTTAGTTTAGATGGTTTTGGAGTCGGGATTACATATGGGCTGCGGAGAACTAAAATTCCGCTGTTATCCATTGTCGTCATTTCCATCTGTTCGGGTCTGGTTATTGCATTATCGATGCAAGTAGGTGTGCTTCTGTCTCATGTCGTATCTCCGGACGTGGCTTCAATTGTTGGAGCGGTTATTCTGATCGGTATTGGCGCATGGTCGTTGCTGCAACTCATTCGAAAACGGGGCAAGGAACAGCTGGAAACGGACAATGGAGTGGGTGAGGGAACAGGAGCAGGAGCAGGAACAATCCGCAGTAGTACGCAAGCCTCACCAGAAGCTCAGTCGAAGGGCAGGAATCAGGTGCTCGCGCTGGAGCTTGAGCCATCTGCTTCTGGAGGATCTCTGGAACGAATGGTCTTTACACTTGAGCTGCGGAAGCTGGGTGTGGTTATTCAGATCCTGCGTAGTCCCTCGAAGGCGGATATGGATAACTCGGGCAGTATATCCGTCCAAGAAGCGATGTGGCTGGGGATAGCCCTTTCTCTGGATGCTTTTGGTGCAGGATTAGGGGCAGCATTATTGGGATTTCCGACTTTGTGGACAGCATTAGTTATTGCGTTGTTTAGTGGGGCATTTCTGTCACTGGGCATGAAAGTTGGGTTGCGCTTTGCTGCTCTGCGGTGGATGCGAAGATTATCTGTGTTACCTGCGCTTTTATTAATGTTTATGGGAATAATGAAGTTGTTGTGA
- the coaE gene encoding dephospho-CoA kinase (Dephospho-CoA kinase (CoaE) performs the final step in coenzyme A biosynthesis.) → MNIGLTGGIATGKSSVSAFLASKGALLIDADVIAREVMLPGHPVLAAAVQRFGQAILNEDGTLDRKKLGSIVFQNPEERKALEAITHPAIRKEMRERAALYELEHPDKLVVSDIPLLYESGLEDGFEEVMVVYVPRSVQLERLMSRDGMTAEQADARIDVQMDIEDKKQRADVLIDNSGLWSETEQQLISFLHRKGLI, encoded by the coding sequence ATGAATATTGGCTTAACCGGCGGGATCGCGACAGGCAAAAGCAGCGTGTCCGCCTTTCTCGCCAGTAAGGGAGCGTTGCTCATTGATGCAGATGTTATTGCCCGGGAAGTAATGCTGCCCGGGCATCCCGTTTTGGCTGCGGCTGTTCAGCGGTTCGGACAAGCCATATTGAATGAGGACGGAACACTGGATCGGAAAAAGCTTGGCAGTATTGTTTTTCAGAATCCAGAGGAACGTAAGGCACTTGAGGCTATTACACATCCAGCGATCCGCAAGGAGATGCGCGAGCGCGCTGCTCTGTACGAGCTTGAACATCCGGACAAGCTGGTCGTATCGGATATTCCGTTATTGTACGAGTCAGGGCTGGAGGATGGCTTCGAAGAGGTGATGGTTGTTTACGTTCCGAGGTCAGTGCAGCTAGAACGACTGATGAGCCGGGATGGAATGACGGCAGAACAGGCAGATGCCCGTATAGACGTGCAGATGGATATTGAAGATAAGAAGCAGCGTGCTGACGTGCTTATCGATAACAGCGGCTTGTGGTCAGAGACGGAGCAGCAACTCATTTCATTTTTGCATCGTAAGGGCCTAATATGA